A window from Agrobacterium tumefaciens encodes these proteins:
- a CDS encoding ABC transporter substrate-binding protein, protein MKFRITVAIAAICFSTAAYAETIKVGVVGPFSGPFALQGKNFKAGIDAWFALHGNKVGDDTVEVVYRDVPQADPAQSKALAQELVVKEGVQYLAGFYFTPDAMAVTPLLKQGNVPMVIMNAATSAIVTKSPYVVRTSFTTWQTSTPIAKVAFDGGVKKVISLVSDYGPGVDAENAFKAAFTAAGGEVVETIRMPLSTNDFSPIMQRVKDSGAQGVFAFLPSGPTTLGFVKAFNDNGLKSSGVKLFAPGDLTQESDLPALGEAALGMQTTFHYAVSHDSPENKTFVEAAAKAIGNPKELSFPAVGAFDGMYVISKMIEATGGKQDAEKAVDAVKGLSWTSPRGPVSIDPESRHITQNIYLREVAKSADGTYYNKEVQTFEKQGDPGLAAAK, encoded by the coding sequence ATGAAATTTCGGATCACCGTCGCAATCGCGGCCATCTGCTTCAGCACTGCTGCCTATGCCGAGACGATCAAGGTCGGCGTGGTCGGTCCGTTCTCCGGCCCGTTTGCGCTGCAGGGCAAGAACTTCAAGGCCGGCATTGACGCCTGGTTTGCCCTTCACGGCAACAAGGTCGGCGATGACACGGTCGAGGTCGTCTATCGCGACGTGCCGCAGGCCGATCCCGCGCAGTCCAAGGCGCTGGCGCAGGAGCTGGTGGTGAAGGAAGGCGTGCAATATCTCGCCGGCTTCTATTTCACCCCTGACGCGATGGCCGTGACGCCGCTTTTGAAGCAGGGCAATGTGCCGATGGTCATCATGAATGCCGCCACTTCGGCCATCGTGACCAAGAGCCCCTATGTGGTGCGCACCTCGTTCACCACCTGGCAGACCTCCACCCCCATCGCCAAGGTGGCCTTTGACGGCGGCGTTAAGAAGGTCATTTCGTTGGTCAGCGATTACGGCCCTGGCGTCGATGCCGAAAACGCCTTCAAGGCCGCCTTTACCGCTGCCGGCGGCGAGGTGGTGGAAACCATCCGCATGCCACTTTCCACCAATGATTTCAGCCCCATCATGCAGCGCGTGAAGGATTCCGGCGCGCAGGGCGTCTTCGCCTTCCTGCCGTCGGGCCCGACGACGCTCGGCTTCGTCAAGGCCTTCAACGATAACGGCCTGAAATCTTCAGGCGTCAAGCTCTTCGCACCGGGTGACCTGACACAGGAATCCGACCTGCCCGCACTGGGCGAGGCCGCACTTGGCATGCAGACGACCTTCCATTACGCCGTCTCGCATGATTCCCCTGAGAACAAGACCTTCGTGGAAGCCGCTGCCAAGGCGATCGGCAATCCGAAGGAACTGTCCTTCCCTGCGGTCGGCGCCTTTGACGGCATGTATGTCATCAGCAAGATGATCGAGGCGACCGGCGGCAAACAGGATGCGGAAAAGGCGGTGGACGCGGTGAAGGGGCTGTCCTGGACAAGCCCGCGCGGTCCTGTCAGCATCGATCCGGAAAGCCGCCACATCACGCAGAACATCTATCTGCGCGAAGTGGCCAAGAGCGCTGACGGC